Proteins encoded in a region of the Paenibacillus wynnii genome:
- a CDS encoding GerAB/ArcD/ProY family transporter: MSKEIVPAGNYISMIILFVFGSTLIMGVTGKSGNSSWITLLLAMALTVPLLITLARLNVLFPGKDLFDMLVAVFGKIGGKIFSCLYIWYALHLGSLVLRNFGEFCRTVALTETPMIVPMLFVGLLGISAVKSGIEVLGRTAKLLLVFSIFVIIIVQLLAIPLFDFEHLRPVLDPGWGPILNDAFGTFTFPFAETILFLGTFRALPKKGSAYKILISGLLIAGLIILFISVRNLLVLGSNALTSLYFPSYVAVSRINVGNFLTRIEGSSAIVFCTSLFMKVSICLYVASTGMAKVFNLKSYRSVVLQMGLIMVYIANFIFKDIFEMQHFAFETYRYYALPFQVIIPLILWIGAELVIRKSNRKQTSS; encoded by the coding sequence ATGAGTAAAGAGATTGTACCCGCAGGGAATTATATCAGTATGATCATCCTGTTTGTATTTGGAAGCACACTAATTATGGGGGTAACAGGGAAGTCAGGCAACAGCAGCTGGATTACGCTACTTCTTGCCATGGCGCTGACGGTACCCTTACTTATAACCCTTGCTCGATTGAATGTTCTTTTTCCGGGCAAAGATCTCTTTGACATGCTGGTCGCCGTTTTTGGGAAAATCGGAGGTAAAATATTCTCCTGTTTGTATATATGGTATGCATTGCATCTTGGATCGCTGGTTCTGCGAAATTTCGGGGAATTCTGTCGAACGGTTGCATTAACAGAAACACCCATGATTGTTCCTATGCTTTTTGTGGGTCTGCTCGGCATATCGGCTGTTAAATCAGGAATTGAAGTATTGGGGCGAACTGCTAAACTTCTACTTGTGTTCAGTATCTTCGTAATCATAATCGTTCAATTGTTAGCCATCCCCTTGTTTGACTTTGAACATTTGAGACCTGTATTAGATCCCGGCTGGGGACCTATCTTGAACGATGCCTTTGGTACTTTTACATTTCCCTTTGCCGAAACTATATTGTTTTTGGGAACTTTTCGGGCCCTTCCTAAGAAGGGCTCGGCCTATAAGATACTAATAAGCGGCTTGTTAATTGCCGGTTTAATCATTTTATTCATTTCTGTAAGAAACCTGCTGGTACTTGGCTCCAACGCATTGACAAGTCTTTACTTTCCTTCTTATGTGGCTGTCAGCAGAATAAATGTGGGTAATTTTTTAACGAGGATTGAGGGATCGTCTGCCATTGTTTTTTGTACCTCTCTATTTATGAAAGTCAGCATATGTTTATATGTAGCCAGCACAGGAATGGCTAAAGTATTCAACTTAAAGAGTTACCGTTCTGTAGTGCTTCAAATGGGGCTTATCATGGTCTATATAGCAAATTTTATATTTAAAGATATTTTTGAGATGCAGCATTTTGCCTTTGAAACCTATAGATATTATGCACTTCCGTTTCAGGTAATTATCCCGTTAATATTATGGATTGGCGCCGAGCTGGTTATCAGAAAAAGTAATCGAAAGCAAACATCATCTTGA
- a CDS encoding DUF1697 domain-containing protein translates to MTSYIALLRGINVGGNKIIKMQDLKLLFQSLELDHVRTYIQSGNVIFESNNHEIELLGGLIELRIKEVYGFQVSVILRTLEELAQVIENNPFDLPEQEDYKRLYVSFLTSEPSTEALEKLQPYMDGPDKLRFVGKEMYAFYEVSVSQSALFKVPMDKMLGMPATSRNWNTVNKLVALGRVEKP, encoded by the coding sequence TTGACAAGCTATATTGCGCTTCTGCGCGGCATTAATGTCGGCGGTAACAAGATAATCAAAATGCAAGATTTAAAGTTGCTGTTCCAGTCTCTCGAATTAGATCATGTCAGGACCTACATCCAGAGCGGCAATGTTATTTTTGAGAGTAACAATCATGAGATTGAACTGCTTGGCGGGTTGATTGAGCTGCGCATCAAAGAGGTATATGGATTTCAAGTTTCCGTTATTCTTCGAACGCTGGAGGAACTGGCGCAGGTGATAGAGAACAACCCCTTTGATCTCCCGGAACAAGAGGACTATAAAAGGCTTTATGTCTCGTTCTTAACCTCTGAACCTTCTACTGAGGCGCTTGAAAAGCTGCAACCCTACATGGACGGGCCGGATAAGTTAAGATTTGTCGGCAAAGAAATGTATGCGTTCTATGAGGTCAGTGTAAGTCAGTCAGCGCTTTTTAAAGTTCCAATGGATAAAATGTTAGGCATGCCAGCTACAAGCCGCAATTGGAATACAGTGAATAAGCTCGTTGCTCTAGGTAGAGTAGAAAAGCCATAA
- a CDS encoding Ger(x)C family spore germination protein, translated as MTPVKRLLSAMLFLLLLLSISGCWNYTEVEEISIVAGVAIDKEKATGKILLTAETIDTSGGGGPENQASSTISSLAGDTMFDIVRSMITMTGNKLFWSHAKAIIISEEMAKEGVLRVIDWYSRDTETRSDVYIFIAKEKNARDILNLNKTKNTILSFELGDMMQHERHVSTAPVSDIWDFFDKLESSGQHAIAPLVYINERDNKKTERISGSAVFSKDKMVGTLTGEETKYMLFVNNKIKGGILPVNDKKGKPAYSLEIFSNKTKIKPVWVNGKLQIQVSTETKTGLGEVMTPNGFPDFEKIKEIEELAKQQLQNNMLAVIHKVQKKYKSDIFGFGANIHMNDPKDWKKLKKNWDESFPLLQVVVKPKVIIETSAKTTRSIKIVE; from the coding sequence ATGACTCCAGTGAAAAGATTACTGTCCGCAATGCTCTTTCTGTTGCTTCTGCTCAGCATTTCAGGCTGCTGGAATTACACGGAGGTTGAGGAGATCTCTATTGTGGCCGGTGTAGCCATCGATAAGGAAAAAGCCACTGGCAAAATATTGTTGACCGCGGAAACGATTGATACGTCAGGGGGGGGAGGGCCGGAGAATCAGGCTAGCTCCACCATTAGCTCTCTTGCGGGGGATACGATGTTTGATATTGTCCGGAGCATGATTACTATGACAGGAAACAAGCTGTTCTGGAGCCATGCCAAGGCGATTATTATCAGTGAGGAGATGGCCAAGGAAGGGGTATTAAGAGTTATTGATTGGTACAGCAGAGATACGGAGACACGATCGGATGTATATATATTTATTGCTAAAGAGAAGAACGCCAGGGATATCCTTAATCTGAATAAAACAAAGAATACGATTCTTTCCTTTGAGCTTGGTGACATGATGCAACATGAGAGGCATGTGAGTACAGCTCCTGTTTCGGACATTTGGGATTTTTTTGACAAGCTGGAATCTTCGGGGCAGCATGCGATAGCACCGCTAGTCTATATCAATGAGAGAGATAATAAAAAAACGGAGCGAATCAGCGGGTCTGCTGTTTTTTCAAAAGATAAAATGGTTGGGACTCTGACTGGGGAAGAAACTAAATATATGCTTTTCGTTAATAATAAGATCAAAGGGGGGATACTGCCGGTTAACGACAAGAAAGGAAAACCTGCCTATTCCCTAGAGATTTTCTCCAATAAAACAAAAATAAAGCCAGTATGGGTTAACGGGAAACTGCAAATACAGGTCAGCACTGAAACGAAAACCGGGTTGGGTGAAGTGATGACACCGAATGGATTCCCAGATTTTGAAAAGATTAAAGAGATTGAGGAGCTTGCAAAGCAGCAGTTGCAGAATAACATGCTTGCCGTAATTCATAAAGTTCAGAAGAAATATAAATCGGATATCTTTGGATTTGGAGCGAATATTCATATGAATGATCCAAAAGACTGGAAGAAGCTGAAGAAAAATTGGGACGAGTCCTTTCCTTTACTGCAAGTTGTGGTTAAACCTAAAGTGATTATTGAGACTAGTGCCAAGACGACTAGATCAATAAAAATAGTTGAATAA
- a CDS encoding phosphotransferase family protein, whose translation MKEKLIGEGRTAEILQHKGQTIVKLYRENVSEQNILREYKVSQFVYTQGIRSPKPFELITMNERKGIVFEQILGPSLLKMISKNPWRVSQYAKMMAELHYSLHKLDASEEIGHQKEMLSRCIKEAPMLDIGEKSAILSYLEHLPEDYKLCHGDFHPDNVLLDQEEAWVIDWMTGAAGDPNGDAARSVIMFSKGAIPQQAPLPVKLMIGFIRKRLTKGYIREYLRLSGQSYADIDQWVLPVAAARLVEWLPHTEKEQLLAEIRKRLKVLSARK comes from the coding sequence GTGAAGGAGAAGCTTATAGGTGAAGGAAGGACAGCGGAGATACTTCAGCATAAGGGGCAGACGATTGTAAAGCTATACCGGGAGAACGTTTCAGAACAGAATATACTCCGTGAGTACAAAGTCAGTCAGTTCGTGTATACGCAGGGTATCCGTAGCCCGAAGCCTTTTGAACTCATAACTATGAATGAACGGAAAGGTATTGTATTTGAACAAATTCTGGGCCCTTCGCTACTAAAGATGATTAGCAAGAATCCTTGGAGAGTCAGCCAATACGCCAAAATGATGGCAGAGCTGCACTATAGCCTACATAAGCTTGACGCTTCGGAAGAGATCGGGCATCAGAAGGAAATGTTAAGTAGATGCATTAAAGAGGCACCGATGCTTGATATAGGTGAAAAGTCGGCTATTTTGTCCTATCTAGAGCACCTCCCGGAGGATTACAAGTTATGCCACGGAGATTTTCATCCGGATAACGTTCTATTGGATCAAGAAGAAGCATGGGTTATTGATTGGATGACTGGAGCAGCTGGAGATCCTAATGGAGACGCTGCACGATCGGTGATCATGTTCAGTAAAGGAGCTATACCTCAACAAGCTCCTCTACCAGTCAAATTAATGATAGGATTCATTAGGAAGAGACTAACGAAGGGATACATCCGCGAGTATCTCAGGTTATCAGGGCAATCCTATGCAGATATAGATCAATGGGTTCTACCGGTAGCGGCAGCACGGTTGGTGGAATGGCTTCCCCACACGGAAAAAGAGCAGCTTCTTGCAGAAATTCGAAAACGCCTAAAGGTGCTGTCGGCGAGAAAATGA